A stretch of Streptomyces vietnamensis DNA encodes these proteins:
- a CDS encoding VOC family protein: protein MDITIHTSALPHDDPDASLAFYRDALDFEVRSDVGQGKMRWITVGPAGQPDTSILLAPPAVDPGVTEDERRTIAEMMAKGTYGWILLATPNLDAVFEKVRAADAEVVQEPTEQPYGIRDCAFRDPAGNLIRIQEVR, encoded by the coding sequence ATGGACATCACCATTCACACCAGCGCCCTTCCGCACGACGACCCGGACGCCTCCCTGGCCTTCTACCGGGACGCCCTCGACTTCGAGGTCCGCAGCGACGTCGGCCAGGGGAAGATGCGGTGGATCACGGTCGGACCGGCGGGACAGCCGGACACCTCGATCCTCCTCGCGCCGCCGGCGGTCGACCCGGGCGTCACCGAGGACGAGCGCCGCACGATCGCCGAGATGATGGCCAAGGGCACGTACGGCTGGATCCTGCTCGCCACCCCGAACCTCGACGCCGTCTTCGAGAAGGTCCGGGCCGCGGACGCCGAGGTCGTGCAGGAGCCGACGGAGCAGCCGTACGGCATCCGCGACTGCGCGTTCCGCGACCCGGCGGGCAATCTGATCCGCATCCAGGAAGTCCGCTAG
- a CDS encoding GNAT family N-acetyltransferase: MTTRSPSADRPATAPATVALAEAPMRQARNSAALWTATGRSRGHEVVRRRGFVAVDGGERAGLRVLVQEPDLDPGELAELSELVRRAAGPVNAEDPFSSTDLSHLGMRNWQMPVMLRAPGPVGEPALDVIEVRRPEDLQAAERIVIEGFELDGFEPYRPGELFPAALIEQPGVDVFLALVDGVAAGAAVSVVDDGVGSHYWVGTSPAFRSRGVGRAVMLGALAHLADLPVTLTASKLGRPLYESLGYTVAAPSTWWASQ; the protein is encoded by the coding sequence ATGACAACAAGATCTCCTTCGGCCGACCGGCCCGCGACCGCGCCCGCGACCGTGGCCCTGGCCGAGGCGCCGATGCGTCAGGCCCGTAACTCCGCCGCCCTGTGGACCGCGACCGGCCGAAGCCGGGGGCACGAGGTCGTCCGGCGCCGCGGGTTCGTCGCGGTCGACGGCGGCGAGCGTGCCGGTCTGCGGGTCCTGGTCCAGGAGCCCGACCTCGACCCGGGCGAACTCGCCGAGCTGAGCGAGCTGGTGCGCCGGGCCGCGGGCCCGGTGAACGCCGAGGACCCGTTCAGCTCGACCGACCTGAGCCACCTGGGCATGCGGAACTGGCAGATGCCGGTCATGCTGCGCGCGCCCGGGCCCGTCGGCGAACCGGCGCTGGACGTGATCGAGGTGCGGCGGCCCGAGGACCTCCAGGCGGCCGAGCGGATCGTGATCGAGGGCTTCGAGCTGGACGGATTCGAGCCCTACCGTCCCGGCGAGCTGTTCCCGGCGGCGCTGATCGAGCAGCCGGGCGTGGACGTGTTCCTCGCCCTGGTCGACGGCGTGGCCGCGGGGGCCGCCGTCAGCGTCGTGGACGACGGTGTCGGCAGCCACTACTGGGTCGGTACTTCGCCGGCCTTCCGGTCGCGTGGCGTGGGGCGGGCCGTCATGCTCGGCGCCCTCGCCCACCTGGCGGACCTGCCGGTCACCCTCACCGCCTCGAAGCTGGGCAGGCCGCTGTACGAGTCCCTGGGCTACACCGTCGCGGCGCCCTCGACCTGGTGGGCCTCTCAGTGA
- a CDS encoding iron chaperone — translation MTANGKSYDGFTDDERDAMKEHAKELKAAKRRGAKADTEPEVLAKIAEMEDADRVLAERVHALVKEHAPALTAKLWYGMPAYARDGKVVCFFQSAQKFKSRYATLGFSDQAALDEDTLWPTSYALTALNPATEKRIAALIEQAAG, via the coding sequence ATGACCGCGAACGGCAAGTCCTACGACGGCTTCACGGACGACGAGCGGGACGCGATGAAGGAGCACGCCAAGGAGCTGAAGGCGGCGAAGCGGCGCGGGGCGAAGGCGGACACCGAGCCCGAGGTGCTCGCGAAGATCGCCGAGATGGAGGACGCGGACCGGGTCCTCGCCGAGCGCGTCCACGCCCTCGTCAAGGAGCACGCCCCGGCCCTCACCGCGAAGCTCTGGTACGGCATGCCGGCCTACGCGCGGGACGGCAAGGTCGTCTGCTTCTTCCAGAGCGCCCAGAAGTTCAAGTCCCGTTACGCCACCCTGGGGTTCAGCGACCAGGCCGCCCTCGACGAGGACACCCTGTGGCCCACCTCGTACGCCCTCACGGCCCTGAACCCGGCGACGGAGAAGCGCATCGCGGCCCTCATCGAGCAGGCGGCGGGCTGA
- a CDS encoding AraC family transcriptional regulator, translated as MCRPGWAQARVTDRRLRDFTRMRRVRDRIDREYARPLDVLELARAANLPPALLSRQFRLAYGASPYDYLLARRAERARTLRLHGARS; from the coding sequence ATGTGCCGCCCGGGCTGGGCGCAGGCGCGCGTCACGGACCGGCGCCTGCGCGACTTCACCCGCATGCGCCGCGTCCGCGACCGCATCGACCGTGAGTACGCGCGCCCGCTGGACGTCCTGGAACTGGCACGGGCCGCGAACCTGCCGCCGGCCCTCCTGAGCCGCCAGTTCCGCCTCGCGTACGGGGCCTCCCCGTACGACTACCTCCTGGCCCGCCGCGCGGAACGCGCGAGGACGCTGCGGCTGCACGGCGCGCGGTCCTGA